The Shewanella sp. NFH-SH190041 genome has a window encoding:
- the coaD gene encoding pantetheine-phosphate adenylyltransferase: protein MHTRAIYPGTFDPVTNGHADLIERAARMFNTLLIGVAASPSKQPKFSLAERVALVEQVTAHLNNVEVVGFSGLLVDFAKQQQAGILVRGLRAVSDFEYEFQLANMNRRLSPGLESVFLTPAEENSFISSTLVKEVALHGGDISQFCHPEVSKALLASLNK, encoded by the coding sequence ATGCATACCCGCGCAATTTATCCCGGAACTTTTGATCCGGTTACCAATGGTCATGCCGATCTGATTGAGCGGGCTGCCCGCATGTTTAATACTCTGTTAATTGGGGTCGCTGCCAGTCCCTCCAAGCAACCGAAATTTTCACTCGCAGAGCGGGTGGCGCTAGTGGAGCAGGTTACGGCTCACCTTAATAATGTTGAGGTGGTCGGTTTCAGCGGTTTGCTGGTGGACTTTGCTAAGCAGCAACAGGCAGGGATTTTGGTACGGGGCTTACGGGCCGTATCTGATTTTGAATATGAATTTCAGTTAGCCAATATGAATCGCCGACTCAGTCCAGGATTAGAGAGCGTGTTTTTAACACCTGCTGAAGAGAATTCCTTTATCTCATCTACCTTGGTCAAAGAGGTCGCGCTGCATGGCGGTGATATCAGCCAGTTTTGCCATCCAGAAGTCAGCAAGGCTTTATTGGCATCGTTGAATAAATAA
- a CDS encoding capsular biosynthesis protein: MYLITSAALIASELQSEFGPLPPSFLPVGNQRLFHHQLRLIPPGKRILMTLPEDFIPGPYDRQVLMAAGVELLYLPSHLTLGESIVYALNLVEFNPTEPLFILHGDTLFKELPQATDLLGLSTVEDNYDWAEYDQHSGLLQRFQADQAPKSDLISNGFFSFSAPKTLIRHITQAKWDFISGLNGYIQELGLAPFLLQDWYDFGHSHTYYQSKSRMTTQRAFNAMQITGQVVCKTSHKKFKLAAEANWYQTLPGPMHVYIPQLLQSQESEQQFSYSIEYLHLTALNELYVFSQLPAFAWKKILRACCQFLHAAKTYQAPAQATLQALFAGKTRQRLQEFHQSAPFDTNKPLIINGVEQPSLQALAALSLAYLPADNHSMNLLHGDFCFSNILYDFRTCNIKVIDPRGIDANNHRCIYGNSLYDIAKLAHSVIGLYDAIIAGYFQAELQQPQQLTFNLAVTPRRQEIMRLFTDMMYSQFNVTESQLYAMQIQLFISMLPLHSDRPDRQLAFIGNAYRLFDELKQQIGY; encoded by the coding sequence ATGTATCTAATCACATCTGCAGCCCTGATAGCTTCTGAGCTACAATCCGAGTTCGGCCCACTCCCACCCAGTTTTTTACCTGTGGGAAACCAGCGGCTATTTCATCACCAGTTACGGTTGATCCCTCCCGGTAAGCGGATATTGATGACGCTGCCAGAAGACTTCATCCCAGGCCCTTACGATCGCCAAGTATTGATGGCCGCCGGGGTGGAACTGCTTTATTTGCCCAGCCATCTGACATTAGGTGAATCCATTGTCTATGCGCTGAATCTGGTAGAATTCAATCCAACAGAACCATTATTTATACTTCACGGCGATACGCTATTCAAAGAGTTGCCCCAAGCAACGGATCTGCTCGGTCTCAGCACAGTAGAAGATAATTATGATTGGGCTGAATACGATCAACACAGTGGTTTATTGCAGCGCTTTCAAGCCGACCAAGCGCCAAAAAGCGATCTTATCTCCAATGGTTTTTTCAGCTTCTCAGCCCCAAAAACGCTAATTCGTCATATTACCCAGGCCAAATGGGATTTTATTAGCGGTTTGAACGGCTATATCCAAGAGTTAGGGTTAGCCCCCTTTTTACTGCAAGATTGGTATGATTTTGGCCACAGTCACACCTACTATCAATCAAAAAGTAGAATGACCACCCAAAGGGCATTTAATGCCATGCAAATTACCGGACAGGTCGTTTGTAAAACCAGCCACAAAAAATTCAAATTAGCAGCAGAAGCAAATTGGTACCAAACCCTGCCAGGTCCAATGCATGTCTATATTCCGCAATTACTGCAAAGCCAAGAGAGTGAACAGCAATTTAGCTATAGTATCGAATACTTGCATTTAACGGCATTGAATGAACTGTACGTTTTCAGCCAACTCCCAGCTTTTGCCTGGAAAAAAATTCTACGAGCATGCTGTCAATTTCTCCATGCGGCAAAAACATATCAGGCTCCTGCTCAGGCTACGCTGCAAGCACTGTTTGCAGGGAAAACGCGACAAAGATTGCAAGAATTTCATCAGTCAGCACCTTTTGATACCAATAAGCCGCTTATCATTAATGGTGTAGAGCAGCCATCACTGCAAGCCTTAGCTGCATTATCATTAGCATATCTGCCAGCAGACAACCACAGCATGAACTTGTTACATGGGGACTTTTGTTTCAGTAATATTCTCTATGACTTTCGCACCTGCAATATCAAAGTGATCGATCCTCGCGGCATTGATGCTAATAACCATCGCTGCATTTATGGCAATAGCCTGTACGATATTGCCAAACTGGCTCACTCGGTAATTGGATTATATGACGCCATCATTGCTGGTTATTTCCAGGCTGAACTGCAACAACCGCAACAGTTAACATTTAATCTCGCTGTCACTCCTCGCAGGCAGGAAATTATGCGTTTATTTACCGACATGATGTACAGCCAGTTCAATGTGACTGAATCCCAACTGTATGCCATGCAGATCCAACTGTTTATTTCCATGCTGCCGTTACACAGTGATAGGCCGGACCGGCAGCTTGCCTTTATTGGCAATGCCTACCGCTTATTCGACGAACTCAAGCAGCAAATAGGATATTGA
- a CDS encoding capsule assembly Wzi family protein, with the protein MGRVSAAPWVDTSDIYLRADIQALADAGVITVPVNTYPLMWAGIGKDLANAEPGALSPALMQAYERVNFYYRNAVQNRGNTHIKASLASDPARFQHFGADYREKGQLSTSYEYLGERFAFKSGGSLNYDPVDGEKYHLDDTYLAGVFGNWVVTGGTLPMWWGPGFDTGLIKSTNARPMPSIMLSRNDSHGFETPWLSWIGPWTLTAGLSMFEKERYAPHALLWNMRATIRPFKQLEIGGSWTTQFCGEGQECGADIFFKALAGQRDCRADDGSIGCTGYGNQMAGFDVRYSDTLANIPFGLYVEKTCEDSMGPYPWNITDCGYLWGADTRFGTQTEQYKLFIEYTNTMVACNGGDKNSFNCFYEHNTYKSGSRYYGRSLGSTYDSDAKVIVLGLIGQYQNSHGLKAFLRYAELNKDGNSPQQDGWTSIVPKEDLLMLELSYRLPIWHGMLSFGGTVSHSKFEQTNTSDNHGTVFSSFEYRF; encoded by the coding sequence ATGGGTCGGGTGAGTGCAGCGCCTTGGGTGGATACATCTGATATCTATTTGCGCGCAGATATTCAGGCATTGGCTGATGCCGGGGTGATTACCGTACCAGTAAATACTTATCCGCTCATGTGGGCTGGTATTGGTAAAGATCTCGCCAATGCTGAACCAGGAGCGCTTTCTCCTGCATTGATGCAAGCATACGAACGGGTCAATTTTTATTATCGAAATGCGGTACAAAACCGCGGTAATACACACATTAAAGCCTCGCTTGCGAGTGATCCGGCTCGGTTTCAGCATTTTGGTGCAGATTACCGTGAAAAAGGCCAACTAAGCACTTCTTATGAGTACCTCGGTGAGCGGTTTGCGTTTAAATCCGGAGGCTCTCTGAATTACGATCCAGTTGATGGTGAAAAATATCACCTCGATGATACCTATCTTGCAGGGGTATTTGGCAATTGGGTGGTGACCGGAGGCACTTTACCCATGTGGTGGGGGCCAGGCTTTGATACCGGCTTAATTAAATCTACAAATGCTCGACCAATGCCATCTATTATGCTCAGTCGCAATGACAGCCATGGTTTTGAAACGCCTTGGTTATCCTGGATAGGTCCTTGGACCTTAACCGCGGGCCTGAGTATGTTTGAAAAAGAGCGTTATGCGCCCCATGCGCTGCTATGGAATATGCGCGCGACTATCAGGCCATTTAAACAATTAGAAATAGGCGGTTCCTGGACCACACAATTTTGTGGTGAAGGGCAGGAATGTGGCGCGGATATTTTCTTTAAGGCACTGGCTGGGCAGCGAGATTGCCGCGCAGATGATGGTTCTATTGGCTGTACCGGTTATGGTAATCAGATGGCTGGTTTTGATGTTCGTTACAGTGACACTCTCGCTAATATTCCTTTTGGCTTGTATGTCGAAAAAACATGCGAAGACTCCATGGGACCCTATCCTTGGAATATTACCGACTGTGGTTATTTATGGGGCGCCGATACTCGTTTTGGGACGCAAACAGAGCAATATAAGCTGTTTATAGAATACACCAATACGATGGTTGCCTGTAATGGCGGAGATAAAAACAGTTTTAACTGCTTTTATGAGCATAATACCTATAAGAGTGGAAGCCGTTATTATGGTCGAAGTCTTGGCTCAACTTATGATTCTGATGCCAAGGTTATTGTATTGGGATTGATCGGTCAGTATCAAAATAGCCATGGATTAAAAGCTTTTTTGCGTTATGCCGAGTTGAATAAGGATGGTAATAGTCCACAACAGGATGGTTGGACATCGATTGTGCCAAAAGAAGATTTACTGATGTTGGAGTTAAGTTATCGCTTGCCAATATGGCATGGCATGCTGAGTTTTGGTGGTACAGTCTCCCACTCTAAATTTGAGCAAACCAATACCTCAGATAATCACGGCACGGTATTTAGCAGTTTTGAGTACCGTTTTTAA
- a CDS encoding bifunctional molybdopterin-guanine dinucleotide biosynthesis adaptor protein MobB/molybdopterin molybdotransferase MoeA — protein sequence MTTPFSNPLPIPVLGFCAYSGTGKTTLLTQLIPELTRRGVRLAVIKHAHHTFDVDTPGKDSYEMRKAGARQMLVASHVRWALMTEDEVDGDPSLPHLLAQIEADKVDMVLVEGFKKLALPKIELHRAAHGKPFIHTDDNNIMAVACCDDTVLPDGIRRLDLNNVAQIADFVQEFAANWQPAPLQLPLSASQIPSPQGSRSVREGLDHILATITPLSEQQQCQLDELDNRILAQDAISPVNVPQQTNSAMDGYAVAMSVQCSHYQVVGEVLAGHGYQGQLSAGQAVRIMTGAPLPDGADAVQPREHAEEKDGQVCFSKPMKAGQNIRMAGEDIAKGATALQQGCRLGAAELGLLASLGMDNATVKRKPVVAVFSTGDEVSQPGQPLSDNCIFDSNRYTIKSMARRMGCDVLDLGIIADDEAALEQALLDASEKADMIISSGGVSVGNADFIKTVLARIGKINFWRINMRPGRPLAFGEIGKALFFGLPGNPVAVMVSFIQFVQPALRKLAGEADWQAQLIPAVTDMPLRSRTGRTEFLRGIYHIGTDGQLHVRTTGAQGSGMLTSMSKSNCLIVIGEEADQVPANSRVYIQPFADLL from the coding sequence ATGACTACTCCGTTTTCTAATCCACTGCCAATTCCTGTGCTGGGTTTCTGCGCCTATTCCGGTACCGGTAAAACCACGTTGCTGACGCAGTTAATCCCTGAGCTAACCCGTCGCGGTGTCCGTCTGGCGGTGATTAAACACGCTCATCACACCTTTGATGTGGATACACCGGGCAAAGACAGTTACGAAATGCGCAAAGCTGGTGCCCGGCAAATGCTGGTTGCTTCACATGTTCGCTGGGCATTAATGACAGAAGATGAGGTTGACGGCGATCCTAGCCTGCCCCATTTGCTAGCGCAGATTGAAGCGGACAAAGTCGATATGGTGCTGGTTGAAGGCTTTAAAAAACTGGCGCTACCAAAGATTGAACTGCACCGCGCCGCCCACGGCAAACCTTTTATCCACACCGATGACAACAATATCATGGCCGTCGCTTGCTGTGATGACACAGTGCTGCCTGACGGTATCCGTAGGCTTGATCTAAACAATGTGGCGCAAATTGCCGATTTTGTGCAGGAGTTTGCAGCTAACTGGCAACCGGCTCCACTGCAATTACCACTCAGTGCATCACAGATCCCGTCCCCTCAAGGCAGCCGTTCAGTTCGCGAAGGGTTAGATCATATTCTGGCAACCATTACACCACTTAGCGAACAACAGCAGTGTCAGCTAGATGAGCTGGATAACCGTATTCTGGCGCAAGATGCCATCTCACCGGTCAATGTGCCACAACAGACTAACTCAGCCATGGACGGTTATGCCGTCGCAATGTCAGTCCAGTGCAGCCATTATCAGGTCGTCGGGGAAGTCTTGGCCGGACACGGTTACCAAGGGCAACTCAGTGCTGGGCAAGCTGTGCGTATTATGACTGGTGCCCCTTTGCCTGATGGTGCTGATGCCGTGCAGCCACGGGAACATGCCGAAGAAAAAGATGGGCAAGTGTGCTTTAGCAAGCCGATGAAAGCAGGCCAGAATATCCGTATGGCCGGGGAAGATATAGCTAAAGGCGCGACAGCGCTTCAACAGGGTTGCCGCCTTGGCGCCGCTGAGCTTGGCCTGCTGGCTTCCTTAGGCATGGACAATGCAACCGTCAAACGCAAGCCTGTAGTCGCCGTCTTTTCTACTGGGGATGAGGTTTCTCAACCTGGCCAGCCATTGAGCGATAACTGCATCTTTGACTCCAATCGTTATACCATTAAGTCCATGGCTCGGCGGATGGGCTGTGACGTACTAGATTTAGGCATTATTGCTGATGATGAAGCGGCACTGGAACAGGCTTTGCTCGATGCGAGCGAAAAAGCCGATATGATTATCAGCTCTGGCGGCGTATCGGTTGGCAATGCTGACTTTATCAAAACAGTACTGGCCCGTATTGGCAAAATTAATTTCTGGCGTATCAATATGCGCCCCGGCCGACCGCTGGCCTTCGGTGAGATTGGCAAGGCGCTATTTTTCGGCCTGCCCGGTAACCCAGTTGCGGTAATGGTGTCCTTTATTCAGTTTGTGCAACCGGCACTGCGAAAACTGGCCGGGGAAGCTGACTGGCAAGCGCAGCTTATCCCTGCAGTAACAGATATGCCGCTACGCTCTCGCACCGGCAGAACTGAGTTTTTGCGCGGTATTTACCACATTGGTACTGATGGGCAATTACATGTTCGCACAACCGGCGCGCAAGGCTCAGGTATGCTGACGTCGATGTCCAAAAGCAATTGCCTGATTGTGATTGGTGAAGAGGCAGATCAGGTACCCGCTAACAGCCGGGTATATATCCAGCCATTTGCCGATCTGCTGTAA
- the mobA gene encoding molybdenum cofactor guanylyltransferase MobA: protein MSSQIEAVILAGGRARRMGGEDKGLVELNGRPMISYTLDRLTPQVTSMVINANRSQETYRQFGLPVFCDDQSGFLGPLAGIVSALKRTHADYLLTVPCDSPLLPTDLAARMLTALEQTSAELAVASNGEREQPVIMLLKPTLADSIQAFLDAGERKIDFWYAKHQVAVVSFADQPMAFVNVNTQEQKQQLADTLSR from the coding sequence ATGTCGTCACAAATTGAAGCTGTGATCCTGGCCGGCGGCCGAGCCCGCCGTATGGGTGGCGAAGATAAAGGTCTGGTTGAACTCAATGGGCGCCCCATGATCAGTTACACACTGGACCGGCTTACTCCCCAGGTGACAAGCATGGTCATCAATGCCAATCGCAGCCAAGAAACATACCGTCAGTTTGGGCTGCCGGTATTTTGTGATGATCAAAGCGGTTTCCTCGGCCCTTTGGCCGGGATTGTCAGCGCGTTGAAACGCACCCATGCAGATTATCTGCTGACCGTGCCTTGCGATAGCCCGCTACTACCAACCGATCTTGCCGCTCGCATGCTCACAGCACTGGAACAAACAAGTGCCGAACTGGCCGTCGCCAGTAATGGGGAGCGAGAACAGCCTGTCATCATGCTGCTAAAACCCACACTGGCAGATTCAATCCAGGCCTTTTTAGATGCCGGTGAGCGTAAAATTGATTTTTGGTATGCCAAGCATCAGGTGGCGGTAGTCAGTTTTGCCGATCAGCCCATGGCGTTTGTTAACGTCAACACCCAGGAACAAAAACAGCAACTGGCCGACACCCTGAGCCGCTAA
- a CDS encoding glycosyltransferase family 2 protein, with protein sequence MIVIPMAGLSSRFFKAGYQQPKYMLPGHNRPLFDHAVLSFSAYFSSEPFLFIVRDVYGTPEFVKQRCEVLGIKNFTIKILEQETRGQAETVYLGVSQLPTTTPLTIFNIDTFRPNFRYPTIKTQCDGYLEVFIGEGSNWSYAKPATPDSDKVIETAEKNPISNLCSTGLYYFKQAGDFITAFTLEAAKPATQWQQQELYIAPLYNQLIQQGRDIRYHTITRQEVIFCGVPDEYLTFLQQ encoded by the coding sequence ATGATCGTAATACCTATGGCGGGACTCAGTTCCCGATTTTTTAAAGCAGGCTATCAGCAGCCTAAATATATGCTACCGGGCCATAACCGCCCCTTGTTTGATCATGCAGTACTCAGTTTCAGTGCTTACTTCAGCAGTGAACCTTTCTTATTTATTGTCCGCGATGTCTATGGCACTCCTGAGTTTGTCAAACAGCGTTGTGAAGTGCTGGGCATAAAAAATTTTACTATCAAAATATTGGAACAAGAAACCCGGGGACAAGCTGAAACCGTTTATCTAGGTGTATCTCAACTGCCAACAACAACACCGCTGACCATTTTCAATATCGATACTTTTCGCCCTAACTTCCGTTATCCAACAATCAAAACGCAATGTGATGGCTATTTGGAAGTATTTATCGGTGAGGGCAGTAACTGGTCGTATGCAAAACCCGCAACACCAGACAGTGACAAAGTGATAGAAACAGCAGAGAAAAATCCTATCTCCAATTTGTGTAGCACGGGATTATATTATTTTAAACAGGCCGGTGATTTCATCACGGCTTTTACTCTGGAAGCAGCAAAACCTGCAACGCAATGGCAACAGCAGGAACTCTATATCGCCCCCTTGTATAACCAATTAATCCAACAGGGCCGAGATATACGCTATCACACCATAACAAGGCAGGAAGTGATCTTCTGCGGTGTGCCCGATGAATATCTGACATTTCTGCAACAGTAA
- a CDS encoding WavE lipopolysaccharide synthesis family protein yields MSIDFKDISVIVQGPVQAYQGRDQQAGITHQCLQSIRTHLPGATIILSTWEGQDCSGLEPDILLLNKDPGGTIAAYDQHGKPGKLNFNRQLLSTAAGLRQARTPYAIKLRSDNYLTGNEFVTAQQAYPVRNQADSLFTERVVVNTSYFRKYADGHRVVMLPSDFFHFGRTEDLLKIWGIPLFDDLVFNPSQSGRPQYRGYPYIIPHAEQIYCNAWLQQLDKQVPYLEHRHQQNAAMVEYWDRFMASNFVVMEPEQIGLGLIPRFIAKQKRPNEMSYLDWQCLYQRYCDTNFVAPKLKLFTQLGWKRLVKLPFSRLKFSIKHSKRHK; encoded by the coding sequence ATGAGCATCGATTTTAAAGATATCAGTGTTATCGTACAGGGGCCGGTTCAGGCCTATCAAGGGCGAGATCAGCAAGCAGGGATCACCCACCAATGCCTGCAAAGTATCCGCACCCATCTCCCTGGTGCCACCATTATTTTATCCACATGGGAAGGACAAGACTGTTCAGGCTTAGAGCCGGATATCCTACTGTTAAATAAAGACCCAGGCGGTACTATTGCAGCATATGATCAGCATGGAAAACCGGGAAAACTAAATTTTAACCGGCAATTGCTCTCCACAGCAGCAGGGCTTCGACAGGCCCGTACCCCTTATGCCATCAAACTGCGTTCAGATAACTACCTTACTGGTAATGAATTTGTAACAGCACAGCAAGCCTATCCCGTTAGAAATCAAGCTGACAGCCTGTTTACCGAGCGAGTAGTCGTCAATACCAGTTATTTTCGTAAATACGCTGATGGGCATCGTGTCGTAATGTTACCCAGCGATTTCTTTCATTTTGGCCGGACAGAAGATTTACTCAAAATTTGGGGGATTCCATTATTTGATGATCTGGTTTTTAACCCGAGTCAAAGTGGCAGACCCCAATACCGAGGTTACCCCTATATCATTCCCCATGCAGAGCAAATCTATTGCAATGCTTGGCTACAACAACTGGATAAACAGGTTCCCTATCTGGAGCACAGACATCAGCAAAACGCTGCTATGGTGGAGTACTGGGATCGGTTTATGGCATCTAATTTTGTGGTAATGGAGCCTGAGCAAATTGGCCTAGGGTTGATCCCCCGCTTTATTGCCAAACAAAAACGTCCCAATGAGATGAGTTATTTAGACTGGCAATGCCTATATCAGCGTTACTGCGATACTAATTTTGTCGCCCCAAAACTAAAACTCTTTACACAACTTGGTTGGAAACGACTGGTTAAACTCCCTTTTAGCCGACTTAAATTTTCCATCAAACATAGCAAACGACATAAGTAA
- the mutM gene encoding bifunctional DNA-formamidopyrimidine glycosylase/DNA-(apurinic or apyrimidinic site) lyase: MPELPEVEVTRQGITPYLQGHTVTDLIVRNPQLRWPVPQIASNIIGQQIRHIRRRAKYLLLDTDAGTTIVHLGMSGSLRVVPAGSPAGKHDHIDLVLDNGQALRLNDPRRFGAWLWCELPESAHPLLQKLGPEPLSEHFNADYLAQRLKGKKQAIKQCLMDNHIVVGVGNIYANEALFAAGIDPRIAGGQITLPRLEKLVEEIKLVLAFAIKQGGTTLKDFTNAEGKPGYFAQQLHVYGRKGLPCTQCGTLLQEIRQGQRSTVFCPVCQH, from the coding sequence ATGCCTGAATTACCAGAAGTTGAAGTCACACGCCAAGGGATAACCCCTTATTTACAAGGCCATACTGTCACGGATTTAATCGTCCGTAATCCGCAATTACGCTGGCCCGTTCCCCAGATTGCCAGCAACATTATCGGCCAGCAAATTCGCCATATCCGCCGCCGGGCAAAATACCTACTGCTGGATACGGATGCCGGAACCACAATAGTGCATTTAGGGATGTCTGGTAGTTTGCGGGTTGTACCGGCAGGAAGCCCGGCAGGAAAACATGATCATATCGATCTAGTACTGGATAACGGCCAAGCGTTACGGCTAAATGATCCCAGGCGATTTGGTGCCTGGCTATGGTGTGAACTGCCTGAAAGCGCCCATCCGCTATTGCAAAAGCTAGGCCCCGAGCCTCTATCAGAACACTTTAATGCCGATTACCTCGCACAACGGCTGAAAGGCAAAAAGCAAGCCATTAAACAATGTCTGATGGATAACCATATCGTAGTGGGGGTGGGAAATATTTATGCCAATGAGGCGCTATTTGCCGCTGGAATAGATCCCCGCATCGCCGGTGGTCAGATAACACTGCCGCGATTAGAAAAACTGGTCGAAGAGATCAAATTGGTATTGGCCTTCGCCATAAAACAAGGAGGTACCACATTGAAAGACTTTACCAATGCGGAAGGAAAACCCGGTTATTTTGCCCAGCAATTGCACGTATATGGTCGCAAAGGCTTACCCTGCACCCAGTGCGGCACTTTGTTGCAAGAAATCCGTCAAGGACAACGCTCTACCGTCTTTTGTCCTGTTTGCCAGCACTAA
- the moaA gene encoding GTP 3',8-cyclase MoaA: protein MSQLVDRFGRHIEYLRLSVTDRCDFRCVYCMSENPCFLPQDKVLSLDQLAWIAQAFTELGVHKIRLTGGEPLVRPDCVQLVSRLAQLPGLTELSMTTNGSRLNKLAQPLHQAGLSRLNISLDTLKADKFANLTRNGKLSRVVAGIDAAIAAGFERIKLNAVVLKGQNDDEVLDLVEFCRSRKLNIAFIEEMPLGEIDERKRSRHCSSDEVHDVISARYPLTLSDQRTAGPARYYSMADSPVHIGFISPHSHNFCHECNRVRVTVEGKLLLCLGNENAVDLKAIARAYPGDITRLKQAIIEAMALKPEAHRFDPDGEVQILRFMNVTGG from the coding sequence ATGAGCCAGTTAGTGGATCGCTTTGGCCGCCACATTGAATATCTACGCCTATCGGTGACAGACCGCTGCGACTTCCGCTGTGTGTACTGCATGAGTGAAAATCCCTGCTTCCTCCCTCAGGACAAGGTACTGAGCTTGGATCAGCTGGCTTGGATTGCTCAGGCATTTACTGAACTTGGGGTGCATAAAATTCGTCTCACCGGTGGTGAGCCTTTGGTGCGGCCAGACTGTGTGCAATTGGTCTCTCGCCTAGCGCAACTGCCGGGGTTAACTGAGCTGTCGATGACCACCAATGGCTCTCGACTCAATAAATTAGCGCAGCCACTGCATCAGGCGGGCCTCAGCCGGTTAAACATCAGCCTTGATACCTTAAAGGCAGATAAATTTGCCAACCTGACCCGCAACGGTAAATTAAGCCGGGTGGTCGCTGGCATTGATGCTGCCATTGCTGCCGGATTTGAGCGTATTAAACTCAATGCCGTGGTACTCAAAGGCCAGAATGACGACGAAGTGCTGGATTTGGTCGAGTTCTGCCGCAGCCGAAAACTCAATATCGCGTTTATTGAAGAAATGCCGCTGGGGGAAATTGATGAGCGTAAACGCAGTCGACACTGCAGCAGTGATGAAGTCCATGACGTCATCTCTGCCCGTTACCCACTGACATTGTCAGATCAACGTACCGCAGGCCCTGCCCGCTATTACAGTATGGCGGACAGCCCTGTGCATATCGGCTTTATCTCGCCCCACAGTCATAACTTCTGCCATGAATGCAACCGGGTCAGGGTCACAGTAGAAGGTAAACTGCTGTTGTGTCTCGGCAATGAAAATGCCGTGGACTTAAAAGCAATTGCGCGAGCTTATCCTGGGGATATTACCCGACTTAAGCAGGCCATCATTGAGGCGATGGCACTAAAACCGGAAGCACACCGTTTTGATCCCGATGGTGAGGTGCAAATTCTGCGCTTTATGAATGTCACCGGTGGCTAA
- a CDS encoding HAD-IIIC family phosphatase, protein MKRLIVDLDGTLTQADTTDYSQVSPRLDVIAKLQQYHDQGFEIVIATARNMRTFNGNVGKINIHTLPIITQWLDKHQVPYDEILVGKPWCGHEGFYIDDRAVRPAEFARLSQAEIEQLIAEDKTCI, encoded by the coding sequence ATGAAACGACTCATCGTAGATCTTGACGGCACCCTGACCCAGGCTGATACCACAGATTACAGCCAAGTATCTCCTAGGCTGGATGTGATAGCTAAATTACAACAATACCATGATCAGGGCTTTGAAATTGTCATTGCGACTGCCCGTAATATGCGCACCTTTAATGGCAATGTAGGCAAAATCAACATTCATACCCTGCCCATCATTACCCAATGGCTGGATAAACATCAGGTGCCATACGACGAAATTTTGGTGGGTAAACCTTGGTGTGGTCATGAAGGATTTTATATCGACGATCGCGCCGTCAGACCGGCAGAATTTGCCCGCCTAAGCCAAGCAGAAATCGAACAACTGATCGCCGAAGATAAAACATGTATCTAA